The Halarchaeum grantii genome includes a window with the following:
- a CDS encoding CDP-2,3-bis-(O-geranylgeranyl)-sn-glycerol synthase — protein sequence MDAVTAVAVAFWTMLPAYVPNNAAVLAGGGRPIDGGRTWRDGKRLLGDGKTWRGTLVGTLAGAALAGALNVARPALAGATGVALPAFPLAVALALPFGAMLGDILASFVKRRSGRERGAAFPLLDQLDFVVVALVLAALVAPAWFRATFTLPVVLAVLVLTPVLHVLTNAGAYLLGLKEEPW from the coding sequence ATGGACGCAGTCACGGCCGTCGCCGTCGCGTTCTGGACGATGCTCCCCGCCTACGTCCCGAACAACGCGGCGGTCCTCGCGGGCGGCGGCCGACCCATCGACGGCGGACGGACGTGGCGCGACGGGAAGCGGCTCCTCGGCGACGGGAAGACGTGGCGCGGCACGCTCGTCGGCACACTCGCGGGCGCCGCGCTCGCGGGCGCGCTCAACGTCGCCCGGCCCGCGCTCGCGGGCGCGACCGGCGTCGCGCTCCCGGCGTTCCCGCTCGCCGTCGCGCTCGCGCTCCCGTTCGGCGCGATGCTCGGCGACATCCTCGCCTCGTTCGTGAAGCGCCGGAGCGGCCGCGAGCGCGGCGCCGCCTTCCCCCTCCTCGACCAACTCGACTTCGTGGTGGTCGCGCTCGTGCTCGCCGCGCTCGTCGCGCCCGCGTGGTTCCGCGCCACCTTCACCCTCCCCGTCGTCCTCGCCGTCCTCGTCCTCACGCCCGTCCTCCACGTCCTCACGAACGCCGGGGCCTACCTCCTCGGGCTGAAGGAGGAGCCGTGGTAG
- a CDS encoding DUF502 domain-containing protein, producing MSTWKRDAASGLIVVVPVLVTLYLIYWVFAKIAVLALAATQLQNPYLAVVLSLLVFVLVIFAIGYLMRTALGTFLEGQLDDAMNSLPGLRIIYNASKMAIETALSGTEEFQKPVKVEAWEGMRMTAFRTGQRAPDGRELLFIPTSPNITSGFVVEVDSEDIIETGESAEDALTRVLSAGFGSSEEEDLGRYIDSADGDSADEKGESR from the coding sequence ATGAGCACGTGGAAGCGGGACGCGGCGAGCGGCCTCATCGTCGTCGTTCCGGTACTCGTCACGCTCTACCTCATCTACTGGGTGTTCGCGAAGATAGCCGTTCTCGCGCTCGCCGCCACGCAGCTCCAGAACCCGTATCTGGCGGTGGTGCTGTCGCTGCTCGTCTTCGTGCTCGTCATCTTCGCCATCGGCTACCTGATGCGGACGGCGCTCGGGACGTTCCTCGAAGGCCAACTCGACGACGCGATGAACAGCCTCCCGGGGCTCAGGATCATCTACAACGCGTCGAAGATGGCGATCGAGACGGCGCTGAGCGGCACGGAGGAGTTCCAGAAACCCGTGAAGGTCGAGGCGTGGGAGGGCATGCGGATGACGGCGTTTCGGACGGGGCAGCGGGCACCGGACGGCCGCGAGCTGCTCTTCATCCCGACGTCGCCGAACATCACGTCGGGCTTCGTCGTCGAAGTCGACTCCGAGGACATCATCGAGACCGGCGAGTCGGCCGAGGACGCCCTGACGCGCGTTCTCTCCGCCGGGTTCGGGAGCAGCGAGGAGGAGGACCTCGGGAGGTACATCGATTCGGCGGACGGCGACTCGGCGGACGAGAAGGGGGAGTCGCGGTGA
- the pyrE gene encoding orotate phosphoribosyltransferase: MTDDALITALQDADAVQYGEFELSHGGTSDYYVDKYLFETDPRCLRLIAEAFAERVDDDAKLGGVALGGVPLAAATAITADVPYVIARKKAKEYGTANRIEGRLSEGEEIVVVEDIATTGQSAVDAVEALRDAGAEVNRALLVVDREEGGEELLAEHGVEMEALVTATELLDADE; the protein is encoded by the coding sequence ATGACGGACGACGCGCTCATCACGGCCCTGCAGGACGCCGACGCGGTGCAGTACGGCGAGTTCGAGCTGTCCCACGGCGGCACCTCCGACTACTACGTCGACAAGTACCTCTTCGAGACGGACCCGCGCTGTCTGCGCCTCATCGCGGAGGCGTTCGCCGAGCGCGTCGACGACGACGCGAAACTCGGCGGCGTCGCGCTCGGCGGCGTCCCGCTCGCGGCGGCGACGGCCATCACGGCGGACGTCCCCTACGTCATCGCGCGCAAGAAGGCCAAGGAGTACGGCACCGCCAACCGAATCGAGGGCCGCCTCAGCGAGGGCGAGGAGATCGTCGTCGTCGAGGACATCGCCACCACGGGGCAGTCCGCCGTCGACGCCGTCGAGGCGCTTCGGGACGCGGGCGCGGAAGTGAACCGCGCGCTCCTCGTCGTCGACCGCGAGGAGGGCGGCGAGGAGCTGCTCGCCGAACACGGCGTCGAGATGGAGGCGCTCGTCACCGCCACCGAACTGCTCGACGCCGACGAGTAA
- a CDS encoding glutathione S-transferase N-terminal domain-containing protein yields MSDLELYVLPGCPYCAKVTSKLDDLGLDYRTHEVPRSHAERDEVEAVSGQTGVPVLVDPANGVEGMPESDDIVEYLDQQYA; encoded by the coding sequence GTGAGCGACCTCGAACTCTACGTCCTTCCGGGCTGTCCGTACTGCGCGAAAGTCACGTCGAAACTCGACGACCTCGGCCTCGACTACCGCACGCACGAAGTCCCGCGCTCGCACGCCGAGCGCGACGAGGTCGAGGCCGTCAGCGGCCAGACCGGCGTCCCCGTCCTCGTCGATCCCGCCAACGGCGTCGAGGGGATGCCGGAGAGCGACGACATCGTGGAGTACCTCGACCAGCAGTACGCCTGA
- a CDS encoding site-2 protease family protein, protein MDAWLWVLAAILLVWALVTTLDRNDVLPEYVGTMGPMVTVHTKRGRALLNWLARPTRAWRAWGNLGLGAALMVGLGMFAFLVASAASIVQNPPAATSAVSQPRNILVIPGVNDFLPLDVAPEIVLGLLIGMIVHEGGHGIMCRVEDIDISSMGVVLLAVIPMGAFVEPDEESQQRADRGGKARMFAAGVTNNFLLTALVFLCLFGPVAGAISVAPGAAVGSALTASPASQADIGQGDRIVAVGNQSVANNTEFEATLSALEDRRVAVELASGETATVNRSLLVRAAPTAGPFASVSINTTVTAVNGTPVYTRAGFERLAANHTMASLTLLNRTSGETRTVSGPLGALAIVQPDGPAARSGVPSGDPVVITRLDGERVVDYDDVSAALADTDAGEDVDVTAYANGSFENYTVTLGESPNSEVGYLGILGTYGTSGISFTDFGVHLYEAGTYLSYVSGETAGGGIAGFVRAVAATLFLPFISVIDPGLTYNFAGFYGWNLNFFAVEGPLAALGGGAFLLANALFWTGWINLNLAFFNCIPAFPLDGGHLLRTSAEAVVSRLPIEEKRAAVRAITTGIGLIMGVSLVLLVFGPQLLG, encoded by the coding sequence ATGGACGCTTGGCTGTGGGTGCTCGCCGCCATACTGCTGGTGTGGGCGCTCGTTACGACCCTCGACCGGAACGACGTGCTCCCCGAGTACGTCGGCACGATGGGGCCGATGGTGACCGTGCACACGAAGCGCGGGCGCGCGCTGCTGAACTGGCTCGCACGGCCGACGCGCGCGTGGCGGGCGTGGGGGAACCTCGGCCTCGGCGCGGCGCTGATGGTCGGCCTCGGGATGTTCGCGTTCCTCGTCGCGAGCGCCGCGAGCATCGTCCAGAACCCGCCGGCGGCGACGTCGGCGGTCTCACAGCCACGGAACATCCTCGTCATCCCGGGCGTGAACGACTTCCTCCCGCTGGACGTCGCGCCCGAAATCGTCCTCGGCCTCCTCATCGGCATGATCGTCCACGAAGGCGGCCACGGCATCATGTGTCGCGTCGAGGACATCGACATCTCCTCGATGGGCGTCGTCCTCCTCGCGGTCATCCCGATGGGCGCGTTCGTCGAACCGGACGAGGAGAGCCAGCAGCGCGCCGACCGCGGCGGGAAAGCCCGGATGTTCGCGGCGGGCGTGACGAACAACTTCCTCCTGACCGCGCTCGTCTTCCTCTGTCTGTTCGGCCCCGTCGCGGGCGCGATCTCGGTCGCGCCCGGCGCCGCCGTCGGGAGCGCGCTCACCGCGTCGCCGGCCTCGCAGGCCGACATCGGGCAGGGCGACCGCATCGTCGCCGTCGGGAACCAGAGCGTCGCGAACAACACCGAGTTCGAGGCGACGCTGTCGGCGCTCGAAGACCGGCGCGTGGCCGTCGAGCTCGCGTCGGGGGAGACGGCGACGGTGAACCGCTCGCTCCTGGTGCGCGCGGCGCCGACGGCGGGACCGTTCGCGTCCGTCTCCATCAACACGACCGTGACGGCGGTGAACGGGACGCCCGTCTACACGCGCGCGGGCTTCGAACGCCTCGCCGCGAACCACACGATGGCGTCGCTCACCCTCCTGAACCGCACGTCGGGCGAGACGCGGACGGTATCGGGACCGCTCGGCGCGCTCGCCATCGTCCAGCCCGACGGCCCGGCCGCACGGAGCGGCGTCCCGAGCGGTGACCCCGTCGTCATCACGCGCCTCGACGGCGAGCGAGTCGTCGACTACGACGACGTGAGCGCGGCGCTCGCGGACACGGACGCCGGCGAGGACGTCGACGTGACCGCGTACGCGAACGGGTCGTTCGAGAACTACACCGTCACGCTCGGCGAGAGCCCGAACTCCGAGGTGGGCTACCTCGGCATCCTTGGGACGTACGGCACCTCGGGTATCTCCTTCACGGACTTCGGCGTCCACCTCTACGAGGCGGGGACGTACCTCTCGTACGTGAGCGGTGAGACGGCCGGCGGCGGCATCGCCGGCTTCGTGCGCGCCGTCGCGGCGACGCTCTTCCTCCCGTTCATCAGCGTCATCGACCCCGGGCTCACCTACAACTTCGCGGGCTTCTACGGCTGGAACCTCAACTTCTTCGCCGTCGAGGGCCCGCTCGCCGCGCTCGGCGGCGGCGCATTCTTGCTCGCGAACGCCCTCTTCTGGACCGGCTGGATCAACCTCAACCTCGCGTTCTTCAACTGCATCCCGGCGTTCCCGCTGGACGGCGGCCACCTCCTGCGGACGAGCGCGGAAGCCGTCGTCTCCCGCCTCCCCATCGAGGAGAAACGCGCGGCCGTCCGCGCGATCACCACGGGCATCGGGCTCATCATGGGCGTCAGCCTCGTGCTGCTCGTCTTCGGCCCGCAGCTGCTCGGGTAG
- a CDS encoding potassium channel family protein — protein MPGRVEYEPASVKDLLAEMKDTAELLIDLSYSAVLHGSPAIAEEVLELEERMDVLQLRARMSLLLAARNPEDAEALAPVLGIIGAAEKVSDASGDIAKVVLEEAGLPDAIRDALPEAVERLVRAELAASSAYAGRTLADVNLETETGVRVIAVRRGGDWNPNPGPTTALEAGDVLLLRGPEESIGDVYERATGATYDPPEPADPDIADLERAVDSLVLMKNMSELAVDLAYGSVLFDSDDIAEEVVELEAEVDALEARFEAWTLRAAADVADPVSLRGLVQIANATEVISDAALEISEGVLRGLDTHVVVQEAVEESDEVIVRVAVAPDSDLDGTTLGDAAVKTATGMRVIAVRRPEADADAASGLRADTEDAWVIQPGPATALRAGDVLLAKGTRAGAERLRALAGAED, from the coding sequence ATGCCCGGCCGCGTCGAGTACGAACCCGCGAGCGTCAAGGACCTCCTCGCGGAGATGAAGGACACCGCCGAACTCCTCATCGACCTCTCCTACTCGGCGGTCCTCCACGGGAGTCCGGCCATCGCCGAGGAAGTCCTCGAACTCGAAGAGCGCATGGACGTCCTCCAGTTGCGCGCCCGGATGAGCCTCCTGCTCGCCGCGCGCAACCCCGAGGACGCCGAAGCGCTCGCACCCGTCCTCGGCATCATCGGCGCCGCCGAGAAGGTCTCCGACGCGAGCGGCGACATCGCCAAAGTCGTCCTCGAGGAGGCCGGCCTCCCGGACGCCATCCGCGACGCGCTCCCCGAGGCCGTCGAGCGCCTCGTGCGCGCCGAACTCGCCGCGAGTTCCGCCTACGCCGGCCGCACGCTCGCCGACGTCAACCTCGAGACCGAGACCGGCGTGCGCGTCATCGCCGTCCGGCGCGGCGGCGACTGGAACCCGAACCCCGGCCCGACGACGGCGCTCGAAGCCGGCGACGTCCTCCTCCTCCGCGGCCCCGAGGAGTCCATCGGCGACGTCTACGAGCGCGCGACCGGCGCGACGTACGACCCCCCCGAGCCCGCCGACCCCGACATCGCCGACCTCGAACGCGCCGTCGACTCGCTCGTCCTCATGAAGAACATGAGCGAACTCGCCGTCGACCTCGCCTACGGGAGCGTCCTCTTCGACAGCGACGACATCGCCGAGGAGGTCGTCGAACTCGAAGCCGAAGTCGACGCCCTCGAGGCGCGCTTCGAGGCGTGGACGCTCCGGGCCGCCGCCGACGTCGCCGACCCCGTCTCCCTGCGCGGCCTCGTCCAGATCGCGAACGCCACCGAAGTCATCAGCGACGCCGCCCTCGAGATCTCCGAGGGCGTCCTCCGGGGGTTGGACACGCACGTCGTCGTCCAAGAAGCCGTCGAGGAGTCCGACGAGGTCATCGTCCGCGTCGCCGTCGCCCCCGACTCCGACCTCGACGGGACGACGCTCGGGGACGCCGCCGTGAAGACGGCGACTGGGATGCGCGTCATCGCCGTTCGCCGCCCCGAGGCCGACGCCGACGCCGCGAGCGGCCTCCGCGCCGACACCGAGGACGCGTGGGTCATCCAGCCCGGTCCCGCCACCGCCCTCCGCGCTGGCGACGTGCTGCTCGCGAAGGGGACGCGCGCCGGCGCCGAGCGCTTGCGCGCGCTCGCGGGCGCAGAAGACTAG
- a CDS encoding proline dehydrogenase family protein — protein MIPPIASRFVAGETAAEALEHVESLNDRNVSAILNLLGEHYHERAPADADAETYRTLVSDITDANVDACLSVKPSQIGLGVGPDVFEENLGRIVEAAAAEDVFVWVDMEDHGTTDATLDAYERYAREYDGGVGVCVQANLRRTGEDLARLADVPGKVRLVKGAYDEPGEVAYRNKADVNERYRQHLEFLFREFDSGVAVGSHDPAMIEYARELHAEHGTPFEFQMLMGVREDAQFDLAGEYDVYQYVPYGGKWFQYFSRRMTERRENLLFGLRAILGR, from the coding sequence GTGATCCCGCCCATCGCGTCGCGGTTCGTCGCCGGTGAGACGGCCGCGGAAGCCCTCGAGCACGTCGAGTCGCTGAACGACCGGAACGTCTCGGCCATCCTGAACCTGCTCGGCGAACACTACCACGAGCGCGCGCCGGCGGACGCGGACGCGGAGACGTATCGGACGCTCGTCTCCGACATCACGGACGCGAACGTCGACGCCTGCCTCTCGGTGAAGCCATCGCAGATCGGCCTCGGGGTCGGCCCGGACGTCTTCGAGGAGAACCTCGGGCGCATCGTCGAGGCCGCCGCCGCCGAGGACGTCTTCGTCTGGGTGGACATGGAGGACCACGGGACGACGGACGCGACGCTGGACGCCTACGAGCGCTACGCGCGCGAGTACGACGGCGGCGTCGGCGTCTGCGTGCAGGCGAACCTGCGGCGGACGGGCGAGGACCTCGCGCGCCTCGCCGACGTCCCGGGGAAGGTCCGCCTCGTGAAGGGCGCGTACGACGAGCCCGGCGAGGTCGCCTACCGGAACAAGGCGGACGTGAACGAGCGCTACCGACAGCACCTCGAGTTCCTCTTCCGGGAGTTCGATTCGGGCGTCGCGGTCGGCAGTCACGACCCCGCGATGATCGAGTACGCACGGGAGCTCCACGCGGAGCACGGGACGCCCTTCGAGTTCCAGATGCTCATGGGCGTCCGCGAGGACGCGCAGTTCGACCTCGCCGGCGAATACGACGTCTACCAGTACGTCCCCTACGGCGGGAAGTGGTTCCAGTACTTCTCCCGGCGGATGACCGAGCGCCGCGAGAACCTCCTGTTCGGGCTGCGCGCGATCCTCGGTCGCTGA
- a CDS encoding NCS2 family permease produces MGLTDSLADYFGFDEHDTDLRTEVIAGITTFLTMSYIVVVNPALLSQAIQIDGVSATRTFQMIAVVTLLSAAVATFVMAVYANRPFGQAPGLGLNAFFAFTVVLGLGIPWQTALAAVVVEGVVFIVLTAVGAREYVIRLFPEPVKLAVGAGIGLFLAIIGLEEMRVVAGDPSTYLTFNPAFASDPIAILSVVGLLVTLALYARGIRGSVILGIILTSIAGYAASALGFSAYSPERAAELYGVTLKSVSLAPGAPITYDAASYNIAPLAGSFVTGLQNVEGVTFALVVFTFFFVDFFDTAGTLVGVGQMAGFLDEDGNFPDIDKPLMADAIGTTVGGILGTSTVTTFVESSTGVEEGGRTGMTALVIAGLFLLSLAVVPLAVAVPTYASHLVLVVVGILMLSNVAEIAWDDLTFAVPAALTVIVMPFAYSIAYGIAAGIISYPVVKTAVGEYDDVRLGQWLLALAFLCYFFVRTSGVIAQTV; encoded by the coding sequence ATGGGGCTCACGGACTCACTCGCCGACTACTTCGGCTTCGACGAACACGACACGGACCTCCGGACGGAGGTGATCGCCGGGATCACGACCTTCCTCACGATGTCGTACATCGTGGTCGTCAACCCCGCGCTCCTCTCGCAGGCCATCCAGATCGACGGCGTCAGCGCGACGCGGACGTTCCAGATGATCGCGGTGGTCACGCTCCTCAGCGCCGCCGTCGCGACGTTCGTCATGGCCGTCTACGCCAACCGGCCGTTCGGGCAGGCGCCCGGTCTCGGCCTCAACGCCTTCTTCGCCTTCACCGTCGTCCTGGGCCTCGGTATCCCGTGGCAGACCGCGCTCGCCGCCGTCGTCGTCGAGGGCGTCGTCTTCATCGTCCTCACCGCCGTCGGCGCGCGCGAGTACGTCATCAGGCTCTTCCCCGAACCCGTCAAACTCGCCGTCGGCGCCGGTATCGGGCTCTTCCTCGCCATCATCGGCCTCGAAGAGATGCGCGTCGTGGCAGGCGACCCCAGCACCTACCTCACGTTCAACCCGGCGTTCGCGAGCGACCCCATCGCCATCCTCAGCGTCGTCGGCCTCCTCGTCACGCTCGCGCTCTACGCTCGCGGCATTCGCGGGAGCGTCATCCTCGGCATCATCCTCACGAGCATCGCGGGCTACGCCGCGTCCGCGCTCGGATTCAGCGCGTACTCCCCCGAACGCGCCGCCGAACTCTACGGCGTCACGCTGAAGTCCGTCTCGCTCGCGCCCGGCGCGCCCATCACGTACGACGCCGCGAGCTACAACATCGCGCCGCTCGCCGGGAGCTTCGTCACCGGCCTCCAGAACGTCGAGGGCGTCACCTTCGCGCTCGTCGTCTTCACGTTCTTCTTCGTCGACTTCTTCGACACCGCCGGTACCCTCGTCGGCGTCGGCCAGATGGCCGGCTTCCTCGACGAGGACGGGAACTTCCCCGACATCGACAAACCGCTCATGGCGGACGCCATCGGCACCACCGTCGGTGGCATCCTCGGCACCTCCACCGTCACCACGTTCGTCGAGTCCTCCACCGGCGTCGAGGAGGGCGGCCGGACGGGGATGACCGCGCTCGTCATCGCCGGCCTCTTCCTCCTCAGCCTCGCCGTCGTCCCGCTCGCCGTCGCCGTCCCGACGTACGCGAGCCACCTCGTCCTCGTCGTCGTCGGCATCCTCATGCTCTCGAACGTCGCCGAAATCGCGTGGGACGACCTCACCTTCGCCGTTCCCGCCGCCCTCACCGTCATCGTCATGCCGTTCGCCTACTCCATCGCGTACGGTATCGCCGCCGGCATCATCTCCTACCCCGTCGTGAAGACCGCCGTCGGCGAGTACGACGACGTTCGCCTCGGCCAGTGGCTGCTCGCGCTCGCCTTCCTCTGCTACTTCTTCGTGCGCACCAGCGGCGTCATCGCGCAGACGGTCTGA
- the prf1 gene encoding peptide chain release factor aRF-1: protein MSEQQGEEASEDRRKYEFRKVIEQLQDYSGSGTQLVSIYVPEDKQVSDVVAHVTQEHSEASNIKSKQTRTAVQDALTSIKDRLRYYDTFPPENGMVLFSGSIDVGGGQSDMVTEVLESPPEPIQSFRYHCDSAFLTEPLENMFADKGLYGLVVLDRREANVGWLKGKRVEPVKSASSLVPGKQRKGGQSAQRFARLRLEAIDNFYQEVAGMANDLFVDRRHELDGILVGGPSPTKDEFLDGDYLHHELQDKVLGKFDVSYTDESGLYDLVDAGSAALAEAALMEDKNAMESFFKELHNGDLATYGFEATRRNLVMGSVETLLLSEDLRQDVVTYECPNGHEERELIDRRTDELPAHECEECGETVEEGEREDAIDHLMNIADQRGTETTFISTDFEKGEQLLNAFGGIGGLLRYSTGV from the coding sequence ATGAGCGAGCAGCAGGGCGAAGAGGCGTCCGAGGACCGCCGGAAGTACGAGTTCCGGAAGGTCATCGAGCAGCTCCAGGACTACTCCGGGAGCGGGACGCAACTCGTCTCCATCTACGTCCCCGAGGACAAGCAGGTCTCGGACGTGGTCGCACACGTCACGCAGGAGCACTCGGAGGCGTCGAACATCAAGTCGAAGCAGACCCGAACGGCGGTCCAGGACGCGCTGACCTCGATCAAGGACCGCCTGCGCTACTACGACACGTTCCCGCCGGAGAACGGGATGGTGCTCTTCTCGGGCTCCATCGACGTCGGCGGCGGGCAGTCGGACATGGTGACCGAAGTGCTCGAGTCCCCGCCCGAGCCCATCCAGTCCTTCCGCTATCACTGCGACAGCGCGTTCCTCACGGAGCCCCTCGAGAACATGTTCGCGGACAAGGGCCTCTACGGGCTCGTCGTCCTCGACCGGCGCGAGGCGAACGTCGGGTGGCTGAAGGGCAAGCGCGTCGAGCCCGTGAAGTCCGCGTCGTCGCTCGTGCCGGGCAAGCAGCGCAAAGGTGGCCAGTCCGCCCAGCGTTTCGCGCGCCTGCGCCTCGAAGCCATCGACAACTTCTACCAGGAGGTCGCGGGAATGGCGAACGACCTCTTCGTCGACCGACGCCACGAGCTCGACGGCATCCTCGTGGGCGGCCCCTCACCGACGAAGGACGAGTTCCTCGACGGCGACTACCTCCACCACGAGCTCCAGGACAAGGTCCTCGGGAAGTTCGACGTCTCCTACACGGACGAATCCGGCCTCTACGACCTCGTCGACGCGGGCTCGGCCGCGCTCGCGGAGGCGGCGCTCATGGAGGACAAGAACGCGATGGAGTCGTTCTTCAAGGAGCTCCACAACGGCGACCTCGCCACGTACGGCTTCGAGGCGACGCGTCGCAACCTCGTGATGGGCTCCGTCGAGACGCTCCTCCTCAGCGAGGACCTCCGACAGGACGTCGTCACCTACGAGTGCCCGAACGGCCACGAGGAACGCGAGCTCATCGACCGCCGCACGGACGAACTCCCCGCCCACGAGTGCGAGGAGTGCGGGGAGACGGTCGAGGAGGGCGAGCGCGAGGACGCCATCGACCACCTGATGAACATCGCCGACCAGCGCGGGACGGAGACGACGTTCATCAGCACGGACTTCGAAAAGGGCGAACAGCTCCTGAACGCGTTCGGCGGAATCGGCGGCCTGCTTCGCTACTCCACGGGCGTCTGA
- the citZ gene encoding citrate synthase yields the protein MSDELKKGLEGVLVAESDLSYIDGDEGRLVYRGYTIEDLAREASYEEVLYLLWHGELPTESELETFASAMAEERAVDDAVLETVRDLAEADEVPMAALRTAVSELSAFDDAADGEDPTDREANLAKGKRITAKIPTVIAAFTRIRDGAEPVAPREDLSHAANFLYMLNGEEPDDVMEDVFDQALVLHADHGLNASTFSAMVTSSTLADLHSAVTSAVGTLGGSLHGGANQNVMEMLKEVDESAKDPVQWVTDALDNGKRVAGFGHRVYNVKDPRAKILSEQSEELGEAAGDTKWYEMSVAIEEYMAEEKGLAPNVDFYSATTYYQMGIPIDIYTPIFAMSRVGGWIAHVLEQYEDNRLIRPRARYVGPTDQTFTPIDER from the coding sequence ATGTCCGACGAACTCAAGAAGGGGCTCGAGGGTGTGCTCGTGGCTGAGTCCGATCTCAGCTACATCGACGGCGACGAGGGCCGCCTCGTCTATCGTGGGTACACCATCGAGGACCTCGCGCGTGAGGCGTCGTACGAAGAGGTCCTCTACCTCCTCTGGCACGGCGAACTCCCGACCGAGAGCGAACTCGAGACGTTCGCGTCCGCGATGGCCGAAGAGCGCGCCGTCGACGACGCCGTCCTCGAGACCGTTCGGGACCTCGCGGAAGCCGACGAAGTTCCGATGGCCGCCCTGCGCACGGCGGTCTCGGAGCTCTCCGCGTTCGACGACGCCGCCGACGGCGAGGACCCCACGGACCGCGAGGCGAACCTCGCGAAGGGCAAGCGCATCACCGCGAAGATCCCGACGGTCATCGCGGCGTTCACGCGCATCCGCGACGGCGCCGAGCCCGTCGCGCCCCGCGAGGACCTCAGCCACGCCGCGAACTTCCTCTACATGCTGAACGGCGAGGAGCCCGACGACGTGATGGAGGACGTCTTCGATCAGGCGCTCGTCCTGCACGCCGACCACGGTCTGAACGCCTCGACGTTCTCCGCGATGGTGACGTCCTCGACGCTCGCGGACCTCCACTCGGCGGTCACGTCCGCGGTCGGAACGCTCGGCGGCAGCCTCCACGGCGGCGCGAACCAGAACGTCATGGAGATGCTGAAGGAGGTCGACGAGTCCGCGAAGGACCCCGTTCAGTGGGTGACGGACGCCCTCGACAACGGCAAGCGCGTCGCCGGCTTCGGCCACCGCGTCTACAACGTCAAGGACCCGCGCGCGAAGATCCTCAGCGAGCAGTCGGAAGAGCTCGGCGAGGCCGCCGGCGACACGAAGTGGTACGAGATGAGCGTCGCCATCGAGGAGTACATGGCCGAGGAGAAGGGTCTCGCGCCGAACGTCGACTTCTACTCCGCGACGACCTACTACCAGATGGGCATCCCCATCGACATCTACACGCCCATCTTCGCGATGAGTCGCGTCGGCGGCTGGATCGCACACGTCCTCGAGCAGTACGAGGACAACCGCCTCATCCGCCCGCGTGCGCGTTACGTCGGTCCCACGGACCAGACGTTCACACCCATCGACGAGCGGTAA
- a CDS encoding phosphoribosyltransferase family protein — protein sequence MNRAEKAALQLRAVSVLRTLKETRTYDELAAETGLPAGDLNRYVNGHVLPSAERASDVVAEVGERVLREELSERVRLDDEGYVDNSGVVFDQAFLDLVAPVAAESFDFERPDVVLTAATDGITLAASLASYYDARCAYAKKSKETAVDEFIEARQRLDSGIELTYYLPASAVDAGETVLVVDDLIRSGETQELLLDIVDTADASVGGVFALIAAGDEGIERATDRTGAPTGALVHLD from the coding sequence ATGAACCGCGCAGAGAAGGCCGCCCTCCAGCTACGCGCCGTCTCCGTCCTGCGGACGCTGAAGGAGACGCGGACGTACGACGAACTCGCGGCGGAGACCGGTCTGCCGGCGGGCGACCTGAACCGCTACGTGAACGGACACGTCCTCCCGAGCGCCGAGCGCGCGAGCGACGTCGTCGCCGAGGTGGGCGAGCGCGTCCTCCGCGAGGAACTCTCCGAGCGCGTCCGCCTCGACGACGAAGGCTACGTCGACAACTCCGGCGTCGTCTTCGATCAGGCGTTCCTCGACCTCGTCGCGCCCGTCGCCGCCGAGTCCTTCGACTTCGAGCGCCCGGACGTCGTCCTCACCGCCGCCACCGACGGCATCACGCTCGCCGCGTCGCTCGCCTCCTACTACGACGCGCGCTGTGCGTACGCGAAGAAGTCGAAGGAGACGGCCGTTGATGAGTTCATCGAGGCCCGCCAGCGCCTCGACTCCGGCATCGAACTCACCTACTACCTCCCCGCCTCGGCGGTGGACGCCGGCGAGACCGTGCTCGTCGTCGACGACCTCATCCGCTCGGGCGAGACCCAGGAGCTCCTCCTCGACATCGTCGACACCGCCGACGCGTCCGTCGGGGGCGTCTTCGCGCTCATCGCCGCCGGCGACGAGGGCATCGAGCGCGCGACCGACCGCACCGGCGCGCCGACGGGCGCGCTCGTCCACCTCGACTGA